In Pithys albifrons albifrons isolate INPA30051 chromosome 6, PitAlb_v1, whole genome shotgun sequence, a single genomic region encodes these proteins:
- the LOC139673083 gene encoding LOW QUALITY PROTEIN: inositol 1,4,5-trisphosphate receptor-interacting protein-like 1 (The sequence of the model RefSeq protein was modified relative to this genomic sequence to represent the inferred CDS: inserted 2 bases in 1 codon), which produces MNHFVRECHCSAEYLAEKLMWWGFGFSDSHLTVLPSSCSCKSKLTKCKESVMAEVIFGMLQGDLDIFVSIQLKEALFTPSTTWWETYAVGEAXFFRQVARWAPHDSCPCKHLRILTCSLVGTGFSSYTLKTVLIHLLNTISLSDCHRRAFMLWLSDNVEYLHCCLEEKYLDHFVTDSKSFPKDISLSPDFQMFEPLSLFQNLAQDSAAHTNVLREYHDLQYQLGKNPTGTVL; this is translated from the exons ATGAATCACTTTGTCAGGGAATGCCACTGCTCAGCTGAGTATTTGGCAGAAAAGCTGATGTGGTGGGGCTTTGGTTTCTCTGATTCT CATTTAACAGTGctgccctccagctgctcctgcaaaTCCAAGCTGACCAAATGCAAGGAAAGCGTCATGGCTGAGGTGATCTTTGGGATGCTGCAAGGTGACCTGGACATCTTTGTGAGTATCCAGCTTAAAGAGGCCCTCTTTACCCCAAGCACAACATGGTGGGAGACCTATGCCGTGGGTGAGGC GTTCTTCAGACAGGTTGCCAGGTGGGCCCCACATGACAGCTGTCCCTGCAAACACCTGCGTATCCTCACCTGCAGCCTGGTGGGCACAGGCTTTTCGTCTTATACTTTGAAGACCGTTTTGATACACCTGCTCAACACCATATCCCTGTCAGACTGTCACAGGAGGGCTTTCATGCTGTGGCTTAGTGATAATGTGGAATACTTGCACTGCTGCCTGGAGGAGAAATACCTTGACCACTTTGTCACGGACAGCAAGAGTTTTCCTAAAGATATCAGCTTGTCCCCAGACTTCCAAATGTTTGAACccctcagcctcttccagaATCTGGCACAGGATTCGGCTGCCCACACCAATGTGCTGCGTGAGTACCATGATCTGCAATATCAGCTTGGAAAAAATCCAACAGGGACAGTTTTGTAG
- the LOC139673086 gene encoding inositol 1,4,5-trisphosphate receptor-interacting protein-like 1, with the protein MAAVIFFGIVKNILQLPQMVGDPLDEETLTRMQQYAEYLHQQMTRLLQELEHGTMEQSGGTWRALLWAALHQWQFWDVAGVLLLLLGLYWQCHSTPSLSSHEEAMAFRSLFLFLLLKCILDMHRAKYLDKEMTQLLQELEHRTLKQTVMACGALLWAALHQWQFWAIAGVQILLLGLYWQVRKRSHEVDSSDESETSSTETEENEGEDPSERDLAMIYKRRIQWSVQKLAHRRQVVEELLCDLLHACRENFLNSPFPVLQPAIGVGSACEGWSPEEEEDVVYCMLVPLKPPSGHAFHLELDTVGEMPQKSMRVRVELVCTCSGEQLGNTTLCFHCKQELTGNQEPNLLQTLCTGPYLDVKKIALWFQKFVTSAWKMVPQSHDYNMEVLPSSHSCKMKLKKHSRKPLSVDIVFGMQQGNSDIFLSSQPTEALVPSSTTWLETCAVAEAKFFQHIARQAPPHSCYLKCLQLCARMLVGTGFSQYTLKTVVMHLLTLIPLPSWCRRDFLLRLDDVVKYLNCCVVQKRLNHFFFGNEGMPKEISLPPAFQMAKPLNLFQNLAQDPDAQAVALHEFNELRDRLRKRIFYGI; encoded by the exons ATGGCTGCTGTGATATTCTTTGGCATTGTGAAAAACAtcctccagctcccacagaTGGTCGGGGATCCACTGGATGAAGAGACACTCACCCGCATGCAGCAGTATGCAGAGTACCTGCACCAACAGATGACTcggctgctgcaggagctggaacaTGGGACTATGGAGCAGAGTGGCGGGACTTGGagagccctgctctgggctgccTTGCATCAGTGGCAGTTCTGGGATGTTGCTGgagtcctgctcctgctcttagGACTCTACTGGCAG TGCCATTCaaccccttccctttcttctcatGAAGAGGCCATGGCCTTCAGGAGCCTAtttctcttcctgcttttgAAATGCATCCTTGATATG CACCGTGCCAAGTACCTGGACAAAGAGATGACTCAGCTTCTTCAGGAGCTGGAACACAGGACCCTGAAACAGACTGTCATGGCCTGCGgagccctgctctgggctgccTTGCATCAGTGGCAGTTCTGGGCCATTGCTGGAGTCCAGATCTTGCTCTTGGGACTGTACTGGCAGGTCAGAAAAAGGAGCCATGAGGTGGACAGCAGTGATGAATCAGAGACCAGCTCCACGGAGACTGAAGAAAATGAGGGAGAAGATCCATCTGAGAGGGATCTAGCCATGATCTATAAAAGGCGAATCCAGTGGTCAGTGCAGAAGCTGGCCCACAGGAGGCAGgtggtggaggagctgctgtgcgACCTACTCCATGCCTGCCGTGAGAACTTTTTGAATAGTCCCTTCCCAGTGCTGCAACCAGCCATTGGGGTGGGCAGCGCCTGTGAAGGTTGGAgtcctgaggaggaggaggatgttgTCTACTGCATGCTTGTTCCACTGAAGCCACCTAGTGGGCATGCCTTCCACCTGGAACTGGACACCGTAGGGGAGATGCCGCAGAAGAGCATGCGTGTCCGTGTGGAGCTAGTGTGCACCTGCAgtggggagcagctgggcaATACCACTCTGTGCTTCCACTGCAAGCAGGAACTGACTGGAAATCAGGAGCCCAACCTCCTACAGACCCTCTGCACTGGTCCCTACCTTGATGTGAAGAAAATTGCCCTCTGGTTCCAGAAGTTTGTGACATCAGCCTGGAAGATGGTGCCTCAGTCACATGACTACAACATGGAGGTGCTGCCCTCCAGCCACTCCTGCAAGATGAAGCTGAAGAAACACTCCAGGAAACCCCTCTCAGTTGACATAGTATTTGGCATGCAGCAAGGCAACTCGGACATCTTCCTGAGTAGCCAGCCTACAGAGGCCCTTGTCCCCTCAAGTACGACCTGGTTAGAGACCTGCGCTGTGGCAGAGGCAAAGTTCTTCCAGCACATTGCCAGGCAGGCCCCTCCCCACAGCTGCTACCTGAAAtgcctgcagctctgtgctCGCATGCTTGTGGGCACAGGCTTTTCTCAATATACTCTGAAGACTGTGGTCATGCACCTTCTGACTCTCATCCCTCTGCCAAGCTGGTGCCGCAGGGATTTCCTGCTGCGGCTGGATGATGTTGTGAAGTACCTGAACTGTTGTGTGGTACAGAAACGCCTCAATCACTTCTTCTTTGGCAACGAAGGCATGCCCAAGGAGATCAGCTTGCCACCAGCCTTCCAAATGGCCAAGCCCCTCAACCTCTTTCAGAACCTGGCACAGGACCCGGATGCCCAAGCTGTGGCACTGCATGAGTTCAATGAACTGAGAGATCGGCTCAGAAAACGGATCTTCTATGGGATCTGA